A genome region from Cervus elaphus chromosome 18, mCerEla1.1, whole genome shotgun sequence includes the following:
- the RINT1 gene encoding RAD50-interacting protein 1 isoform X1, with translation MLPAGEISEAPVTPCSENDDQKKNLKEKSDINTAALVENEQVCEGTDNGDLPSCVSAFIEKEVGNDLKSLKKLDKLIEQMTESKMQLEEQVLTVSSEIPKRIHSALKNAEESKQFLNQFLEQETHLFSSINSHLLTAQPWMEDLGAMINQIEEIERHLAYLKWISQIEELSDNIQQYLMTNNVPEAASTLVSMAELDIKLQESSCTHLLGFMRATVKFWHKILKDKLTSDFEEILAQLHWPFITPPQSQTVGISRPASAPEIYSNLETLFCQLLKLQTSDELFTEPKQLPEKYSLPASPSVILPIQIMLTPLQKRFRYHFRGNRQTNVISKPEWYLAQVLLWIGNHTQFLDEKIQPILDKVGSSVNARLEFSRGLMMLVLEKLAADIPCLLYDDSLFCHLVDEVLLFERELHSAHGYPSTFANCMHILSEETCFQRWLTVERKFALQKMDSMLSSEAAWISQYKDITDVDEMKVPDCAETFMTLLLVITDRYKNLPTASRKLQFLELQKDLVDDFRIRLTQVMKEETRASLGFRYCAILNAVNYISTVLADWADNVFFLQLQQAALEVFAENNTLSKLQLGQLASMESSVFDDMINLLERLKHDMLTRQVDHVFREVKDAAKLYKKERWLSLPSQSEQAVMSLSSSACPLLLTLRDRLLQLEQQLCFSLFKVFWQMLVEKLDIYIYQEIILANHFNEGGAAQLHFDMTRNLFPLFSHYCKRPENYFKHVKEACILLNLNVGSALLLRDVLQSTSGQPPATAALNEVGIYKLAQQDVEILLNLRTNWPNTGK, from the exons ATGCTCCCGGCCGGCGAGATCAGCGAGGCACCCGTCACTCCG TGCTCTGAAAATGATGACCAAAAGAAGAACCTCAAGGAGAAAA gtGACATAAATACTGCAGCTCTTGTTGAAAATGAACAAGTCTGTGAAGGTACAGATAATGGTGATCTCCCTTCCTGTGTGTCAGCATTTATAGAAAAGGAAGTCGGAAATGACCTTAAATCTTTAAAGAAACTTGATAAACTCATAGAACAgatgacagaaagtaaaatgcAGTTGGAAGAACAG GTACTTACAGTTTCATCAGAAATCCCTAAAAGAATTCACAGTGCCTTAAAAAATGCAGAAGAATCAAAGCAATTCCTTAATCAATTTCTGGAGCAAGAAACCCATCTCTTCAGTTCCATTAACAGCCATTTGCTGACTGCACAGCCCTGGATGGAAGATCTTGGAGCCATGATTAACCAAATTGAAGAGATTGAACGGCATCTTGCTTACCTTAAATGGATTTCACAAATTGAAGAACTAAG TGATAACATTCAGCAATATCTGATGACCAATAATGTCCCAGAGGCAGCCTCTACTCTGGTGTCTATGGCAGAACTTGACATCAAGCTTCAGGAATCGTCCTGTACTCATCTTCTTGGTTTCATGAGAGCCACAGTTAAATTCTGGCATAAAATTCTCAAAGACAAGCTTACAAG TGATTTTGAGGAAATTTTAGCACAGCTTCACTGGCCATTCATCACGCCCCCTCAGTCTCAAACTGTTGGCATAAGTCGACCAGCCAGTGCCCCTGAGATATACAGTAACCTGGAGACACTGTTCTGTCAGCTTCTGAAACTACAAACCTC AGATGAATTATTTACTGAGCCAAAACAGCTTCCAGAAAAATACTCTCTTCCTGCATCCCCTTCTGTCATCCTGCCCATCCAGATTATGCTGACTCCCCTTCAGAAGAGGTTCAGGTATCACTTCAGAGGGAACCGCCAGACTAATGTTATAAGCAAG CCCGAATGGTACCTGGCTCAGGTTCTCCTGTGGATTGGGAACCACACTCAGTTTCTGGATGAGAAGATTCAGCCAATATTGGACAAAGTGGGCTCTTCGGTAAACGCAAGG CTTGAATTTTCCCGGGGCCTCATGATGCTGGTTCTGGAGAAGCTGGCTGCTGACATCCCTTGTCTGCTCTATGATGACAGCCTCTTCTGCCATTTGGTGGATGAGGTGCTCTTGTTTGAAAGAGAACTACACAGTGCTCATGGCTATCCTAGCACTTTTGCTAACTGTATGCATATTCTATCAGAGGAGACCTGTTTTCAGAGATGGCTGACTGTGGAGAGAAAAT TtgctcttcaaaaaatggacTCAATGCTCTCATCAGAAGCTGCCTGGATATCCCAGTATAAGGATATCACTGATGTGGATGAGATGAAAGTTCCAGactgtgcagaaacttttatGACACTACTCTTGGTTATAACTG ACAGGTATAAAAATCTTCCCACAGCTTCCAGAAAGTTGCAGTTCCTGGAGTTACAGAAGGACTTAGTAGATGATTTTAGGATACGATTAACTCAGGTGATGAAAGAAGAGACTAGAGCTTCCCTTGGCTTTCGGTACTGTGCAATTCTTAATGCCGTGAACTATATCTCAACAGTGCTAGCAGACTGGGCTGACAATGTT TTCTTCTTACAACTTCAACAGGCAGCACTGGAAGTCTTTGCAGAGAATAACACTCTAAGTAAACTGCAGCTAGGACAGCTAGCCTCTATGGAAAGTTCTGTCTTTGATGACATGATTAACCTGTTAGAGCGTTTAAAGCATGACATGCTGACCCGGCAAGTAGACCATGTTTTTAGAGAAGTTAAAGATGCTgcaaaactgtataaaaaagagaG GTGGTTGTCCTTGCCATCGCAGTCTGAACAGGCGGTGATGTCCTTGTCCAGTTCAGCTTGCCCCTTACTGCTTACCTTACGAGACCGTTTACTTCAATTAGAGCAGCAGCTTTGCTTCTCCCTATTTAAAGTTTTCTGGCAAATGCTTGTAGAGAAGCTGGACATATACATCTACCAAGAA ataattctTGCCAATCACTTCAATGAAGGAGGAGCTGCTCAGCTGCACTTTGACATGACTCGGaatcttttccctttgttttctcaCTATTGCAAGAGgccagaaaattattttaaaca tgtaaAAGAAGCCTGTATTCTTCTGAATTTGAATGTTGGTTCTGCCTTACTTCTGAGAGATGTCCTGCAGTCAACTTCAGGGCAACCTCCTGCCACAGCGGCACTAAATGAAGTTGGGATTTATAAACTGGCTCAGCAAGATGTTGAGATTCTACTTAATTTGAGGACAAACTGGCCTAACACTGGAAAATAA
- the RINT1 gene encoding RAD50-interacting protein 1 isoform X2 produces the protein MLTPLQKRFRYHFRGNRQTNVISKPEWYLAQVLLWIGNHTQFLDEKIQPILDKVGSSVNARLEFSRGLMMLVLEKLAADIPCLLYDDSLFCHLVDEVLLFERELHSAHGYPSTFANCMHILSEETCFQRWLTVERKFALQKMDSMLSSEAAWISQYKDITDVDEMKVPDCAETFMTLLLVITDRYKNLPTASRKLQFLELQKDLVDDFRIRLTQVMKEETRASLGFRYCAILNAVNYISTVLADWADNVFFLQLQQAALEVFAENNTLSKLQLGQLASMESSVFDDMINLLERLKHDMLTRQVDHVFREVKDAAKLYKKERWLSLPSQSEQAVMSLSSSACPLLLTLRDRLLQLEQQLCFSLFKVFWQMLVEKLDIYIYQEIILANHFNEGGAAQLHFDMTRNLFPLFSHYCKRPENYFKHVKEACILLNLNVGSALLLRDVLQSTSGQPPATAALNEVGIYKLAQQDVEILLNLRTNWPNTGK, from the exons ATGCTGACTCCCCTTCAGAAGAGGTTCAGGTATCACTTCAGAGGGAACCGCCAGACTAATGTTATAAGCAAG CCCGAATGGTACCTGGCTCAGGTTCTCCTGTGGATTGGGAACCACACTCAGTTTCTGGATGAGAAGATTCAGCCAATATTGGACAAAGTGGGCTCTTCGGTAAACGCAAGG CTTGAATTTTCCCGGGGCCTCATGATGCTGGTTCTGGAGAAGCTGGCTGCTGACATCCCTTGTCTGCTCTATGATGACAGCCTCTTCTGCCATTTGGTGGATGAGGTGCTCTTGTTTGAAAGAGAACTACACAGTGCTCATGGCTATCCTAGCACTTTTGCTAACTGTATGCATATTCTATCAGAGGAGACCTGTTTTCAGAGATGGCTGACTGTGGAGAGAAAAT TtgctcttcaaaaaatggacTCAATGCTCTCATCAGAAGCTGCCTGGATATCCCAGTATAAGGATATCACTGATGTGGATGAGATGAAAGTTCCAGactgtgcagaaacttttatGACACTACTCTTGGTTATAACTG ACAGGTATAAAAATCTTCCCACAGCTTCCAGAAAGTTGCAGTTCCTGGAGTTACAGAAGGACTTAGTAGATGATTTTAGGATACGATTAACTCAGGTGATGAAAGAAGAGACTAGAGCTTCCCTTGGCTTTCGGTACTGTGCAATTCTTAATGCCGTGAACTATATCTCAACAGTGCTAGCAGACTGGGCTGACAATGTT TTCTTCTTACAACTTCAACAGGCAGCACTGGAAGTCTTTGCAGAGAATAACACTCTAAGTAAACTGCAGCTAGGACAGCTAGCCTCTATGGAAAGTTCTGTCTTTGATGACATGATTAACCTGTTAGAGCGTTTAAAGCATGACATGCTGACCCGGCAAGTAGACCATGTTTTTAGAGAAGTTAAAGATGCTgcaaaactgtataaaaaagagaG GTGGTTGTCCTTGCCATCGCAGTCTGAACAGGCGGTGATGTCCTTGTCCAGTTCAGCTTGCCCCTTACTGCTTACCTTACGAGACCGTTTACTTCAATTAGAGCAGCAGCTTTGCTTCTCCCTATTTAAAGTTTTCTGGCAAATGCTTGTAGAGAAGCTGGACATATACATCTACCAAGAA ataattctTGCCAATCACTTCAATGAAGGAGGAGCTGCTCAGCTGCACTTTGACATGACTCGGaatcttttccctttgttttctcaCTATTGCAAGAGgccagaaaattattttaaaca tgtaaAAGAAGCCTGTATTCTTCTGAATTTGAATGTTGGTTCTGCCTTACTTCTGAGAGATGTCCTGCAGTCAACTTCAGGGCAACCTCCTGCCACAGCGGCACTAAATGAAGTTGGGATTTATAAACTGGCTCAGCAAGATGTTGAGATTCTACTTAATTTGAGGACAAACTGGCCTAACACTGGAAAATAA